Proteins encoded within one genomic window of Methanosarcina barkeri str. Wiesmoor:
- the groES gene encoding co-chaperone GroES yields MIIKPIGERVLLKHQKKQEVTKGGIYIPESARQEKKEGIVISVGTFEDGKELPLKKGDHVIYGGYQSDEIEIDDEKYIFVDFKDILATIAEE; encoded by the coding sequence GTGATTATCAAACCTATTGGCGAACGAGTCTTGCTTAAGCACCAGAAGAAACAAGAAGTAACAAAAGGCGGGATCTATATCCCGGAGTCTGCACGGCAGGAGAAAAAGGAAGGTATTGTTATTTCGGTAGGGACTTTTGAAGATGGAAAGGAGCTTCCCCTGAAGAAAGGTGACCATGTGATCTACGGGGGATATCAGTCAGACGAAATTGAAATTGACGATGAAAAGTACATTTTTGTCGACTTCAAGGATATTCTGGCAACAATTGCTGAAGAATAA
- a CDS encoding ArsR family transcriptional regulator: protein MVQQIILRYLEKPHIKSLEDDLLWLCDSFGFSSGRDTENTATRIVFSLLDKLSNDQITSSEALAEDLEIKISRVNHHLRNLNDSGLLYRKKRLVYLRGGSLKAAVKEMRKDSERIFDELESIAEEIDLRIGIKNR, encoded by the coding sequence ATGGTTCAACAGATAATCCTCAGATATCTTGAAAAACCGCACATCAAAAGTCTGGAAGACGACCTTTTATGGTTGTGCGATAGCTTTGGCTTTTCTTCGGGCAGGGATACGGAAAATACCGCTACCAGAATCGTTTTTAGCCTGCTTGACAAACTCTCAAATGACCAAATAACTTCCTCAGAAGCCCTTGCTGAAGACCTTGAGATAAAAATATCCAGAGTAAACCATCACCTCAGGAATCTTAATGACTCGGGTCTCCTTTACAGAAAAAAACGCCTGGTATATCTGCGCGGGGGAAGCCTGAAAGCTGCAGTAAAAGAAATGAGAAAAGACTCGGAAAGAATATTCGACGAGCTCGAAAGCATAGCTGAAGAAATAGATCTCAGGATAGGGATCAAAAATAGATGA
- a CDS encoding DUF362 domain-containing protein, whose translation MNRVSIVHCPDYSDTEKAIAEALELLGGLENIIHPGDSVLLKPNILAAVSPENAVTTQPSVVASMCKFVLQARGRPVVGDGAGISRPGATSKALKASGIEEAARKAGAKVVNFETAGFTLVDVPDPLQFRKLYIANPVLEADLVISLPKLKTHELTYYTGAVKNFFGTLPLRCRKEAHLLGKRDLFGEAVADLYSVVRPSFAVMDGVISMEGNGPSHGNPVNSGVILASQDCVSLDIVAAEMIGFDPFKIPTTAGAMKKGLGNQCPVVVGTPLKEVKMKFKPSSGGVSTAPSFLTRTLGKYYKIYPRINRRKCTHCGACYLNCSPHAIEQLEDGSFKINEEKCILCYCCRELCPSNAVEIKKSFLAKLLTEKDNLIRKT comes from the coding sequence GTGAATCGAGTATCCATAGTCCACTGCCCTGATTATTCTGATACAGAAAAAGCAATAGCTGAGGCTCTGGAGCTCCTTGGAGGTCTTGAGAATATAATCCATCCCGGTGACAGCGTACTCCTGAAACCGAATATCCTTGCGGCTGTTTCTCCTGAAAATGCAGTAACCACTCAGCCTTCAGTTGTAGCGTCAATGTGCAAGTTCGTGCTTCAGGCCAGAGGAAGACCTGTAGTAGGGGACGGAGCCGGAATCTCAAGGCCAGGGGCCACCTCAAAAGCCCTGAAAGCTTCAGGTATAGAAGAAGCCGCCCGAAAAGCCGGAGCAAAGGTAGTAAACTTCGAAACCGCAGGCTTTACCCTGGTAGATGTCCCTGACCCCCTGCAATTCCGCAAACTATACATTGCAAACCCTGTCCTTGAAGCCGATTTAGTTATCTCTCTCCCAAAATTAAAAACTCATGAACTTACTTACTACACAGGTGCAGTTAAGAACTTTTTCGGAACTCTCCCATTAAGGTGCCGAAAAGAGGCACACCTCCTTGGAAAAAGAGACCTTTTTGGTGAAGCTGTTGCTGACCTGTATTCGGTTGTCAGGCCCAGCTTTGCAGTTATGGATGGGGTAATAAGCATGGAAGGAAACGGGCCTTCTCATGGAAATCCCGTAAATTCCGGAGTAATTTTGGCAAGTCAGGACTGTGTCTCTCTGGATATTGTCGCTGCGGAAATGATAGGTTTTGACCCCTTCAAAATTCCCACGACTGCAGGAGCCATGAAAAAAGGACTTGGAAACCAGTGCCCTGTTGTGGTCGGAACCCCGTTAAAAGAAGTTAAAATGAAATTCAAACCATCCAGTGGAGGAGTCAGTACAGCCCCTTCCTTTCTTACCCGCACCCTTGGCAAATACTATAAGATTTATCCCAGGATTAACAGAAGAAAATGCACTCACTGCGGAGCTTGCTATTTAAACTGCTCTCCCCACGCTATTGAACAGCTTGAAGACGGGAGCTTTAAGATCAATGAGGAAAAGTGCATTCTGTGTTATTGCTGTCGCGAACTGTGTCCCAGCAATGCGGTAGAAATTAAAAAATCATTTCTTGCAAAGCTTTTAACAGAAAAAGACAACCTAATCCGTAAAACCTGA
- a CDS encoding PRC-barrel domain-containing protein — protein sequence MADRNNPDFLSASTIKGDKVVNAAGEDLGKIEELMIDLRDGRLAFAVLSFGGFLGLGNKLFAIPWQALRLKLHDHVFVLDVPKDILEKAEGFDKDNWPITSHEWLSTVYSYYGYQPYWQAGMPRETESQRMARVGSPSAGRKNPDFLSAGTLKEDKIVSMDGEDVGKIEEFMIDLQDGKVAYVVVSHGGTLGLGNKLFAIPWQALSLKLHEHAFALNVSNETFDKAEGFDKDNWPLTRGELSRTYSYYGYPPYWQAGMAAQAAGVSAAMPAEAESERMARMESEKMVQTGGTVSTTGGEMPDFLSANTIKKDKVVNRAGEDIGKIEELLVDLENGRIAYAVLSFGGFLGMADKFFAIPWQALALRLHEHAFTLNISKDILEKAEGFDKDHWPLTREELFRTYSYYGYQPYWQREVTERAEMPRETQPPRTTRTEKEKLLETAEELIAQQEKERIEQLEKTETDEEKLKRLEREKAIAERREHKYQ from the coding sequence ATGGCAGATCGAAATAATCCAGATTTTTTGTCAGCAAGCACGATAAAAGGGGATAAGGTTGTCAACGCAGCTGGAGAAGACCTTGGAAAGATTGAAGAATTAATGATCGACTTACGTGATGGAAGATTAGCGTTTGCAGTACTTTCTTTCGGCGGATTTCTGGGTCTGGGGAACAAGTTGTTTGCTATTCCCTGGCAAGCTCTTAGATTAAAACTTCACGACCATGTCTTTGTCCTGGATGTTCCCAAAGATATCCTGGAGAAGGCAGAAGGTTTTGATAAAGACAACTGGCCTATAACTTCCCATGAGTGGCTTTCCACTGTATATAGCTACTATGGATATCAACCTTACTGGCAAGCAGGAATGCCTAGAGAGACCGAATCACAGAGGATGGCACGGGTGGGAAGTCCGTCTGCAGGCAGGAAAAATCCAGATTTCTTGTCAGCAGGCACGCTAAAAGAGGATAAGATCGTCAGTATGGATGGAGAAGACGTTGGAAAGATTGAAGAGTTTATGATTGATCTACAGGACGGAAAAGTAGCATATGTTGTAGTCTCACACGGCGGAACTCTGGGTCTAGGCAACAAATTATTTGCTATCCCCTGGCAAGCTCTTTCACTTAAACTGCATGAGCATGCTTTCGCTCTCAATGTCTCTAATGAGACTTTCGATAAAGCAGAGGGCTTTGACAAGGATAACTGGCCTTTAACTCGTGGGGAACTCTCCAGAACCTACAGCTATTATGGGTATCCACCTTACTGGCAGGCAGGGATGGCAGCACAGGCAGCAGGAGTTTCGGCAGCAATGCCAGCTGAAGCCGAATCTGAAAGGATGGCCCGGATGGAAAGTGAAAAAATGGTCCAGACTGGAGGCACAGTAAGTACAACAGGTGGAGAGATGCCGGACTTTTTGTCAGCAAACACTATAAAAAAGGATAAAGTAGTCAATAGAGCAGGAGAAGACATCGGAAAGATCGAAGAATTACTGGTTGATCTCGAAAACGGTAGGATTGCGTATGCTGTACTTTCTTTTGGTGGATTCCTGGGTATGGCCGATAAGTTCTTTGCTATTCCCTGGCAAGCTCTTGCACTAAGGCTGCATGAGCACGCTTTTACTCTTAATATTTCCAAGGATATCCTGGAAAAGGCGGAAGGTTTTGACAAGGATCACTGGCCTTTAACTCGTGAGGAACTCTTCAGAACCTACAGCTACTATGGATATCAACCTTACTGGCAGAGAGAAGTGACCGAACGTGCCGAAATGCCAAGAGAGACTCAACCACCGAGGACAACCCGCACTGAAAAAGAAAAACTCCTGGAAACGGCAGAAGAATTAATTGCCCAGCAGGAGAAAGAACGGATAGAACAGCTGGAAAAGACAGAAACCGATGAAGAGAAACTTAAACGGCTGGAAAGAGAAAAAGCGATAGCTGAAAGGCGGGAACACAAATACCAGTGA
- a CDS encoding PRC-barrel domain-containing protein → MADRDDPDFLSLGTIKGGEVANRAGEGLGKIEELMIDLQSGRIAYAVLSFREFIGLGDKFFAIPWQSLSLRLHDHAFLLGITKETLEKTGSLEKGNWPLTREELAGTYASYGYQPYWQADITGQPGMTEEAESERMSRMETMAGRANPDFLSAGTIKGDKVVNKAGEHLGKIEELMIDLEDGRVAYAALSFGGFLGLGSKLFAIPWQALQMKLHDHVILLDIPKDVLEKAEGFDKEHWPVTNREWLSAMYSYYGYQPYWQAQRIENRPGNL, encoded by the coding sequence ATGGCAGATAGGGATGATCCTGATTTTTTATCATTAGGCACGATAAAAGGGGGCGAGGTCGCCAATAGGGCAGGAGAAGGCCTTGGGAAGATTGAAGAATTAATGATTGACCTTCAAAGTGGAAGGATAGCATACGCCGTATTGTCTTTTAGAGAATTTATAGGTCTGGGAGACAAATTTTTTGCTATTCCCTGGCAATCTCTTTCTCTGAGGCTGCACGACCACGCCTTCTTACTTGGCATTACTAAAGAAACCCTGGAAAAGACAGGAAGCCTTGAAAAAGGCAACTGGCCTCTGACTCGTGAAGAACTTGCCGGAACTTATGCTTCCTACGGGTACCAGCCTTACTGGCAGGCAGACATAACGGGACAACCAGGAATGACAGAAGAGGCCGAATCGGAAAGGATGTCCCGGATGGAAACTATGGCAGGCAGGGCCAATCCGGATTTTTTGTCAGCAGGTACAATAAAAGGGGATAAGGTTGTCAATAAAGCAGGAGAGCACCTCGGGAAGATTGAAGAATTAATGATTGACCTTGAAGATGGAAGAGTAGCATATGCTGCACTATCTTTTGGCGGATTTTTGGGTCTGGGCAGTAAGCTGTTTGCTATACCCTGGCAGGCTCTTCAAATGAAACTGCACGATCACGTTATTCTGCTTGACATTCCCAAAGATGTTCTGGAGAAAGCAGAGGGTTTTGATAAGGAGCACTGGCCTGTAACTAACCGTGAGTGGCTTTCTGCAATGTACAGTTACTACGGATACCAGCCTTACTGGCAGGCACAGAGAATCGAAAACCGGCCAGGAAATCTCTGA
- a CDS encoding transcriptional regulator, whose product MLHSYIDTEYAPEKCIHCNGTGHANGRICEACGGHGDVLVAQPAIVCPLCNGSGSFENGTCRVCGGSGWALL is encoded by the coding sequence ATGCTTCATAGCTATATAGACACTGAATACGCTCCGGAAAAATGCATTCATTGCAATGGAACCGGGCACGCTAATGGCAGAATTTGTGAAGCTTGCGGGGGGCATGGTGATGTACTCGTTGCTCAGCCCGCAATAGTATGTCCTCTATGTAACGGTTCCGGGAGTTTTGAGAATGGAACTTGCAGGGTATGTGGAGGAAGCGGCTGGGCTCTTCTTTGA
- a CDS encoding MASE3 domain-containing protein, which yields MNIADVRKNTLNIDFYELMVWMTIIILLYLISLNNYLLFHIVIELFSVYFAYMIFLIIWKSRSRLENRYLLILGVGYFFVGSFDFLSTLAFHHLRVFPGFDTNLNAQFWIVARFLESTSFLVAPLFLIRTGENQERNIKTLESSIFALKAFLVYAVISVACLISIFFSANFSDSYFQSSGFTQFKVASGYLIPFMLLCSLFLLYVVRERFEEKVFSLLSASLVLTGFMSLLFAFDSQMGEAPSIIGLFFKLLSFYLVYKAILDVGFEEPCSLLFRELKHREEDFRQKAIFFGDEYGHICRMVGKRYLTEHRNAEEEDNPKDGPDSYSSYMQNLQGIGFQFNKDFKLIFLHGPVEEMTGYPKQDFLSGKIDWQEIIIPEDRSVISKKEDKLKLNLNSIVESEYRIKKKDGEIKWVREIIQRISDESESSGKFQGLVYDITERKIDEEVLEKIDKIRLKEVHHRIKNNLQVISSLLSLQAEKFEDKEVLEAFRESQNRVESIAMIHERLHESENMDAFDFSDYLRKLTTDLFNSYNVGNRNISLKLSLEQVYLGMSTAIPLGIIVNEIVSNSLKHAFPAGKRGEISINFCKAETLVAKYGTSCSEKYCPYEGDYTDYKDCINNNFRYILTVADNGIGIPEELDFQNTNSLGLQLVNILAKQIGGCIELKRNQGTKYIICFSNEG from the coding sequence ATGAACATAGCAGATGTAAGGAAAAACACACTAAATATAGACTTCTATGAATTAATGGTCTGGATGACCATAATCATTTTGCTTTATCTAATTAGCCTTAACAATTACCTCCTTTTCCATATAGTAATAGAATTATTCAGCGTTTACTTTGCATACATGATATTCCTAATTATATGGAAGTCAAGAAGCCGTCTGGAGAATCGATACCTTCTGATATTGGGAGTTGGCTACTTTTTTGTCGGAAGTTTCGACTTTCTAAGTACACTTGCATTCCATCACTTGAGAGTATTTCCCGGGTTTGATACAAACCTGAATGCTCAGTTCTGGATCGTTGCAAGATTCCTGGAAAGTACTTCTTTTCTGGTAGCTCCACTGTTTTTGATACGCACTGGAGAGAACCAGGAGAGAAATATCAAAACCCTTGAAAGCTCAATTTTTGCCTTGAAGGCATTTCTTGTATATGCAGTAATTAGTGTTGCCTGCCTGATTTCAATCTTTTTTTCTGCAAATTTCTCGGATTCTTATTTCCAGAGTTCAGGATTTACTCAATTCAAAGTAGCAAGTGGATACTTAATTCCTTTCATGCTTCTATGCTCACTTTTTCTCCTGTATGTTGTCAGGGAGAGGTTCGAAGAAAAAGTTTTCAGTTTACTTTCAGCCTCCCTGGTCCTTACGGGTTTCATGTCATTGTTATTTGCATTCGACAGTCAAATGGGCGAGGCTCCGAGCATTATAGGTCTCTTCTTTAAATTATTGTCTTTTTATCTGGTCTATAAAGCAATCTTAGATGTTGGGTTCGAAGAACCTTGCAGTCTTTTATTCAGGGAGCTTAAACACCGAGAAGAAGATTTCAGGCAGAAAGCCATTTTCTTTGGGGACGAGTATGGTCATATTTGCAGGATGGTAGGCAAGAGATACCTGACTGAACATCGAAATGCTGAGGAAGAAGACAATCCCAAAGATGGGCCAGACAGTTATAGTTCCTATATGCAAAATCTTCAGGGAATTGGATTTCAGTTTAATAAGGATTTTAAATTGATATTTCTCCATGGTCCTGTTGAGGAAATGACAGGTTATCCAAAGCAGGATTTCCTCTCTGGAAAAATTGACTGGCAGGAAATAATAATACCTGAAGACCGCTCTGTTATTTCTAAAAAAGAGGATAAACTAAAGTTAAATCTTAATTCTATCGTTGAAAGCGAATATCGGATAAAGAAAAAAGACGGGGAGATAAAATGGGTTCGTGAGATTATCCAGAGAATCTCGGATGAATCCGAAAGTTCGGGAAAGTTTCAGGGTCTGGTTTATGATATCACTGAACGCAAAATAGATGAAGAAGTTCTGGAAAAAATAGATAAAATTCGATTAAAAGAAGTCCATCATCGCATAAAAAATAACCTCCAGGTAATCTCATCTCTCCTCAGCCTGCAGGCAGAAAAATTTGAAGATAAAGAGGTACTCGAAGCCTTTAGAGAGAGCCAGAATCGAGTCGAATCTATTGCGATGATCCATGAGAGACTTCATGAGAGTGAAAATATGGATGCTTTTGATTTCTCAGACTACCTAAGAAAACTAACAACAGATCTTTTCAATTCCTATAATGTAGGAAACAGGAATATAAGCCTCAAATTGAGCCTTGAACAGGTTTATTTGGGTATGAGTACTGCCATCCCTCTTGGAATTATTGTAAATGAGATCGTTTCAAATTCCCTGAAGCATGCTTTTCCCGCGGGAAAAAGAGGCGAAATCAGCATAAATTTTTGTAAAGCTGAAACTTTAGTTGCAAAGTACGGGACTTCATGCTCGGAGAAATACTGTCCATATGAGGGGGACTATACGGATTATAAGGACTGTATAAACAATAATTTCCGTTACATACTTACAGTAGCCGATAACGGAATAGGAATTCCCGAAGAACTCGACTTTCAAAATACCAACTCCCTGGGGCTCCAGCTTGTGAATATTCTTGCCAAACAAATAGGCGGGTGTATAGAGCTTAAAAGGAATCAGGGGACAAAATATATTATCTGTTTCAGTAATGAAGGGTAA
- a CDS encoding sensor histidine kinase codes for MGIDIVISLDISLDIVFNELISNSLKHAFPSGKGREISITLYRAEYLVSTENSCERETRRKKKIYPLC; via the coding sequence TTGGGAATAGACATTGTAATTTCACTTGACATTTCACTTGACATTGTTTTCAATGAACTGATTTCAAACTCTCTTAAGCATGCTTTTCCTTCAGGAAAAGGAAGGGAAATCAGTATAACACTCTATCGAGCTGAATACTTGGTCTCAACAGAAAATTCCTGCGAAAGAGAGACTCGGAGAAAAAAGAAAATCTACCCTTTGTGCTGA
- a CDS encoding phosphoribosyltransferase, producing MALFEDRVDAGKKLAKELSKYANRSDVLILALPRGGVPVAFEVAKELNVKMDVFIVRKLGVPGNEELAMGAISSDNVLVLNEDIVSSFQISEKVINMVSENELKELKRRERIYRGDRPKPEISDSTVILIDDGLATGATMRAAVSAIKTKNPAKIVVAVPTGAPDTCELFKMEVDEVICIATPEPFYGVGAWYGNFSQTTDEEVCKLLDKARALPAR from the coding sequence ATGGCACTTTTTGAAGACCGGGTGGATGCCGGGAAAAAGCTTGCAAAAGAACTTTCGAAATATGCAAATCGCTCAGATGTGTTGATACTTGCGCTCCCACGCGGTGGGGTTCCGGTAGCATTTGAAGTTGCAAAGGAACTTAATGTAAAAATGGATGTGTTTATAGTAAGGAAGCTGGGAGTACCCGGAAATGAAGAGCTGGCAATGGGAGCGATCTCTTCTGACAATGTCCTTGTGTTGAATGAAGACATTGTCAGTTCTTTTCAGATATCTGAAAAAGTAATTAATATGGTATCTGAGAATGAGCTCAAGGAACTTAAACGCAGGGAACGCATTTACCGTGGAGATAGGCCTAAGCCAGAGATTAGCGACTCGACTGTGATTTTAATAGATGACGGGCTCGCTACAGGTGCGACAATGCGTGCAGCTGTATCTGCTATTAAAACCAAAAACCCGGCTAAAATAGTGGTTGCAGTACCCACGGGTGCACCGGACACGTGTGAGCTTTTCAAAATGGAAGTAGACGAAGTAATATGTATAGCCACCCCTGAACCTTTCTATGGGGTTGGAGCCTGGTACGGAAACTTCAGTCAAACCACCGATGAAGAGGTCTGCAAACTTCTGGATAAAGCAAGAGCCCTTCCGGCAAGATAA
- a CDS encoding dienelactone hydrolase family protein yields MGELVSKGKSSEIQIPIDSIILEGNLTIPEGTKGIVVFAHGSGSSRFSPRNRYVAQELQKEGLGTLLFDLLTAEEERIDMITAHLRFDIDMLANRLVNVTNWLLSNPDTKNLNIGYFGASTGAAAALIAAKEHANIIKAVVSRGGRPDLAEKALPDVKAPTLLIVGGEDYQVIEMNQWALDRLKAEQKELKIVPGATHLFEEPGTLEQVANLSGEWFKRHLREEK; encoded by the coding sequence ATGGGTGAATTAGTAAGTAAAGGTAAAAGTAGTGAAATACAAATTCCAATCGATTCTATTATACTTGAAGGAAACCTCACAATTCCTGAAGGAACAAAAGGAATTGTTGTTTTTGCACACGGCAGCGGGAGCAGTCGTTTTAGTCCTCGGAATAGGTATGTTGCGCAGGAACTTCAGAAAGAAGGCCTTGGAACACTGTTATTTGATCTGTTGACAGCTGAGGAAGAGAGAATTGATATGATAACTGCGCACCTCAGGTTTGATATTGACATGCTTGCAAACCGGCTTGTTAACGTAACAAACTGGCTTTTAAGCAATCCTGATACTAAAAATCTTAATATAGGTTACTTTGGTGCCAGTACGGGAGCTGCAGCCGCACTCATAGCTGCAAAAGAGCATGCGAATATTATAAAGGCGGTAGTTTCCAGAGGAGGAAGGCCTGATCTGGCTGAAAAAGCCCTGCCGGATGTAAAGGCACCAACACTACTTATTGTAGGTGGAGAGGATTATCAAGTAATAGAAATGAATCAGTGGGCATTAGACCGATTGAAAGCAGAACAAAAAGAACTTAAAATTGTTCCCGGAGCAACTCATCTTTTTGAAGAACCGGGAACATTAGAACAAGTCGCAAATCTGTCTGGAGAATGGTTTAAAAGACATCTTCGAGAAGAAAAATAA
- a CDS encoding bifunctional polysaccharide deacetylase/glycosyltransferase family 2 protein, with protein sequence MSKKQLADFEKSQENYVVNQSNVRFTQKEAGMIEKKFPGLSNKLIFKKKVPLISFFLAILITLPLGVFLCTEVNHLNDAMFGRITILDEPELLNALRNAQDRGVIMGVHGWEHENYSTLKPFQAKENVEKGKLVFEKAGLVPRVFISPFDIYGIPTDPSVRQAIESTKVATRLPSLKTNGTHIDEYTWNWRTMESFDDPRFQAASAKIREDHPQTIVLHAMDWNPYVNQFLIDYLSSTDEKNITVRMDDVEVNTPKDVITGISQMTKYKSVGRVVLAIIPVGTWKGGNPAIGSLEVNKIMVVYFWFFIITSLLPLSFFVIWKFLSGWNIRRSKNSCQPQNIQDTGYHGLVSIIVPAYDEEKTIGSCLESILNQDYNGEMEVIVVNDGSTDRTAEIVLKYPVKFIDLKANVGKANALNRAIEDAKGDILIFTDSDSYMSANAVSSLVECLITNNDAQIVAGNVFIHNSQGKKRIMKYFQMIEYLIEQEITRYLQSLSGNILVCPGPLTAVKREVCESVRFSDETIVEDADFTIKALKKSMKIIREPKAKVYTNAPETFRAWYKQRKRWWYGNLQVWRLHRHWAMRNAWMVLNYLGYIIGVCSIILVMFLPYLLLQYDNLLLISLRGLSYSILPVLIFIVFTASLFSKDKKLLPMLIPYVLVYSTIKVVTISYLYLCYLTGRGLKIQFGPRIIEVR encoded by the coding sequence GTGAGCAAGAAACAGCTTGCGGATTTTGAAAAATCTCAAGAAAATTACGTGGTAAATCAATCTAATGTCAGGTTTACTCAAAAGGAGGCAGGGATGATCGAAAAAAAATTCCCTGGTTTGTCTAATAAGCTAATTTTTAAAAAAAAGGTACCACTTATCTCATTCTTTTTGGCGATATTAATTACCCTTCCTCTAGGAGTATTCCTTTGTACAGAAGTCAATCACTTAAACGATGCTATGTTCGGAAGAATAACTATCTTGGATGAGCCGGAACTTCTCAATGCGCTGAGAAACGCACAGGATAGGGGAGTTATTATGGGGGTCCACGGATGGGAACATGAAAACTATTCCACCCTGAAGCCTTTCCAGGCAAAAGAAAATGTTGAAAAAGGAAAGCTGGTCTTTGAAAAGGCCGGACTCGTCCCGAGAGTGTTCATTTCCCCTTTTGATATCTATGGAATACCGACAGATCCATCAGTGAGACAGGCAATAGAGAGCACGAAAGTTGCAACAAGACTGCCTTCCCTGAAAACAAATGGAACGCACATAGATGAATATACATGGAATTGGCGTACAATGGAAAGTTTTGATGATCCTCGATTCCAGGCGGCATCTGCAAAAATCAGGGAAGATCATCCTCAGACTATTGTTCTCCATGCAATGGATTGGAATCCATATGTGAACCAGTTCCTCATTGACTATCTGTCTTCAACAGACGAAAAAAATATAACCGTCAGAATGGATGATGTTGAGGTAAATACCCCAAAAGACGTGATCACTGGCATATCTCAGATGACAAAATATAAATCTGTAGGAAGAGTTGTACTTGCAATTATTCCTGTGGGGACATGGAAAGGTGGTAACCCTGCCATTGGAAGTCTTGAAGTCAACAAAATTATGGTAGTCTATTTCTGGTTCTTTATCATAACTTCATTGCTACCACTTTCGTTTTTTGTTATATGGAAATTTTTATCCGGTTGGAACATAAGAAGGAGTAAAAATAGCTGTCAACCTCAGAATATTCAGGATACTGGGTATCATGGATTGGTTTCTATTATAGTTCCGGCATATGATGAGGAAAAAACGATAGGTTCATGCCTTGAGTCGATCCTTAATCAGGATTATAACGGTGAAATGGAAGTAATAGTTGTAAATGATGGTTCCACTGATCGGACTGCAGAGATCGTTTTAAAATATCCGGTGAAATTTATTGATCTTAAGGCGAATGTAGGAAAGGCCAATGCTCTCAATCGAGCAATTGAAGATGCAAAAGGGGATATTCTAATCTTTACGGACTCTGATTCGTACATGTCAGCCAATGCAGTGAGTTCATTAGTAGAATGTCTCATCACTAATAATGACGCGCAGATAGTAGCAGGAAATGTTTTTATCCATAATAGTCAGGGAAAAAAGCGAATTATGAAGTACTTCCAGATGATTGAGTATCTTATAGAACAGGAGATAACTCGGTACCTTCAGAGTTTAAGTGGTAATATTCTTGTTTGTCCCGGCCCGCTCACTGCTGTCAAGCGCGAGGTATGTGAATCTGTTCGATTCAGTGACGAGACGATTGTTGAGGATGCAGATTTTACGATAAAAGCCCTTAAAAAATCCATGAAAATTATCCGAGAACCAAAAGCCAAAGTTTACACGAATGCACCTGAAACGTTCAGGGCATGGTATAAGCAAAGGAAACGGTGGTGGTACGGCAATCTCCAGGTATGGCGGCTTCATAGACACTGGGCAATGAGGAATGCATGGATGGTACTCAATTACTTGGGCTACATCATTGGAGTTTGTTCCATTATTCTGGTTATGTTTCTGCCCTATTTGCTTCTTCAATACGATAATCTCCTGCTGATATCTCTGCGTGGGCTCTCATACTCCATTCTTCCTGTGCTGATATTCATCGTATTCACTGCTTCACTTTTTTCAAAAGACAAAAAATTACTGCCAATGCTGATTCCTTATGTTTTGGTTTACTCAACAATTAAAGTTGTAACGATCAGTTACCTTTACCTGTGCTATCTAACAGGGAGAGGGTTGAAAATACAATTCGGTCCGCGGATTATTGAGGTGAGATAA
- a CDS encoding DUF1699 family protein: MKIRVVSSREEIFTLNPNERIVHLAFRPSNKDVFGLVETCPKIEVIQLPKSYLGTISKSIEMFLELQKIQLLEGDVWGHRKDINEYYTVPSSVIERIKEMRIEGKSNEDIEAKVSRENKIDPEMVAYIMNKESPA, encoded by the coding sequence ATGAAAATCAGAGTAGTTAGCTCAAGAGAAGAAATCTTTACATTGAATCCTAATGAACGCATTGTTCACCTGGCTTTCAGGCCTTCGAACAAGGATGTATTTGGACTGGTTGAAACCTGCCCTAAGATTGAAGTAATTCAGTTACCGAAATCCTACCTAGGCACAATCTCAAAGTCCATAGAGATGTTCCTTGAACTGCAAAAAATCCAGCTTCTCGAAGGTGATGTCTGGGGCCACAGAAAGGATATAAACGAATACTACACCGTTCCATCTTCGGTTATTGAAAGAATAAAAGAAATGAGAATCGAAGGTAAATCCAATGAAGATATTGAAGCAAAAGTTTCAAGGGAAAACAAAATCGATCCTGAAATGGTTGCTTATATCATGAACAAGGAATCTCCTGCCTGA